In a genomic window of Larus michahellis chromosome 3, bLarMic1.1, whole genome shotgun sequence:
- the ELOVL5 gene encoding very long chain fatty acid elongase 5: MELLDKTINSYLDVWLGPRDPRVKGWLLLENYTPTFIFSVLYLLIVWLGPKYMQNKQPFSCRGILVVYNLGLTLLSLYMFYELVTGVWEGGYNFFCQDTHSGGEADMKIIRVLWWYYFSKLIEFMDTFFFILRKNNHQITVLHVYHHATMLNIWWFVMNWVPCGHSYFGATLNSFIHVLMYSYYGLSAVPAMRPYLWWKKYITQGQLTQFVLTIFQTSCGVVWPCAFPQGWLYFQISYMISLIILFTNFYIQTYNKKASSRRKEYQNGSTATANGYTNSFSSLENNVKQRKQRKD; this comes from the exons ATGGAACTTCTGGATAAAACAATCAATAGCTACCTTGATGTTTGGCTTGGACCCAGAG atcCCAGAGTAAAAGGATGGCTTCTTCTGGAGAACTATACACCTACCTTTATCTTCTCAGTCTTGTACTTGCTAATCGTATGGCTAGGACCAAAGTACATGCAGAACAAGCAGCCGTTCTCGTGCAGGGGTATTCTAGTGGTCTACAACCTTGGACTTACGCTGCTTTCTCTCTATATGTTCTATGAG CTGGTGACGGGAGTATGGGAAGGAGGATACAATTTCTTCTGTCAGGATACGCACAGTGGAGGAGAAGCTGATATGAAG ATCATACGTGTCCTCTGGTGGTACTATTTCTCCAAACTCATTGAGTTCATGGAtaccttctttttcattttgcgGAAAAATAATCATCAGATCACTGTTCTGCACGTCTACCACCATGCAACGATGCTGAACATTTGGTGGTTTGTTATGAACTGGGTGCCTTGTGGTCACT CTTACTTTGGTGCCACACTGAACAGCTTTATCCACGTCCTCATGTACTCCTACTATGGACTGTCTGCTGTTCCAGCGATGCGTCCTTATCTGTGGTGGAAGAAGTACATCACTCAGGGGCAGCTG aCTCAGTTTGTCCTGACAATCTTCCAGACCAGCTGTGGTGTTGTTTGGCCATGTGCATTTCCTCAGGGGTGGCTGTATTTCCAGATTTCTTATATGATTTCTTTGATTATCCTCTTCACAAATTTCTATATTCAG ACTTACAACAAGAAGGCATCCTCGAGGAGGAAAGAGTATCAGAACGGCTCCACGGCCACTGCGAACGGGTacacaaacagcttttcttcccttgagaacaatgtgaaacaaaggaaacaaaggaaggaTTGA